The Brasilonema sennae CENA114 genome includes a region encoding these proteins:
- a CDS encoding histidine phosphatase family protein, which produces MVKTNNSNLSVAQNDDYPGRAYFIRHGESTSNERNIFAGVLDVDLTAFGKLQARRAGVDIKKKGVKFDAVYVSHMRRARQTCEIALAESQALKSPDIPVEIDHRISEKSFGIFAGRNLNLLRLALGYEGFEEMLHSHNEAPPAGEKIAQVYNRAARFYEDKVVPHLKRGETVLVVCHQYVLEPLALYLSDLPPTDYKHLKLPNGKALSSEELVKFRNKESGGAASVRKQINDLSIMWAILLYAAAFLLGCLVRAISASSVGIPSEVFRAIIVVCLAASTFYTYLDIDFAASKRKVTSTVKYIVYAWMLVRWIVGLALIFSGILYQAPGDLYKVMWVLFWMVPPALTSPVLSVLWGGNLYPSAILSRTLSIIAPVALIVTFALAKQLPINSSSLIFFGVILIVGLAIPGAIAQFWRDKSPVESNHHSKNWKFIGVLAVAFMALATGFQFTPSTFLSDLFYSTDATRSLACLQQLAVATLVFILIRVFAVLTSVFSKGKLYKAEAQDAYILLVNPNFFLWAALFLGVSATANPEAVRYAIFWAALGFFCIPLVEQILFMNSFGNELLRETLRSSRMATEDVKKLFHQLDTDGSNSLDKDEIMELLGRIEDMTTGERSSEDVRRYVTDFLFNILDADKNGTVELQELEEYVSTYGLVANLNVVSAAASPVTS; this is translated from the coding sequence GTGGTAAAAACCAATAATAGCAACCTATCTGTTGCACAAAATGATGATTATCCCGGACGTGCCTACTTTATTCGGCATGGTGAAAGCACCAGCAACGAACGCAATATTTTTGCAGGAGTACTGGATGTTGATCTCACTGCATTTGGTAAGTTACAGGCACGCCGTGCAGGCGTTGACATTAAGAAAAAAGGTGTCAAGTTTGATGCAGTATATGTCTCTCACATGAGACGGGCGCGACAAACTTGTGAAATCGCTCTTGCTGAAAGTCAAGCCTTGAAGTCGCCCGATATTCCTGTTGAAATCGATCATCGAATTAGTGAGAAATCGTTTGGCATTTTTGCGGGACGTAATCTGAATTTGCTACGTCTTGCCCTTGGCTACGAAGGCTTTGAGGAAATGTTGCATTCCCATAACGAAGCACCTCCAGCTGGCGAGAAGATTGCACAAGTTTATAATCGCGCTGCACGTTTCTACGAGGACAAGGTTGTACCGCACTTGAAGAGGGGTGAAACTGTTCTGGTAGTGTGCCACCAATATGTGTTAGAGCCTTTAGCACTTTATTTAAGTGATTTACCACCGACTGATTATAAACATCTGAAACTCCCCAATGGTAAAGCTTTGAGTAGTGAAGAGCTAGTCAAGTTTCGCAACAAGGAATCTGGCGGTGCAGCTTCGGTGCGTAAACAGATCAACGATCTGTCAATTATGTGGGCAATTTTGCTTTATGCGGCTGCTTTCTTACTAGGATGCTTGGTTAGGGCAATAAGCGCCTCTTCAGTAGGAATTCCCTCAGAGGTATTTCGAGCAATAATCGTTGTTTGTCTTGCGGCTTCAACGTTTTATACTTACCTGGACATTGACTTTGCAGCGAGTAAACGCAAAGTAACTTCAACTGTGAAGTATATAGTCTATGCGTGGATGTTGGTGAGATGGATAGTTGGGCTAGCTTTAATATTTTCTGGAATCTTGTATCAAGCCCCAGGCGATTTGTACAAAGTTATGTGGGTGCTTTTTTGGATGGTTCCACCCGCCCTTACTTCCCCTGTTTTATCGGTACTTTGGGGCGGTAATCTTTATCCCTCGGCTATCTTATCAAGGACGTTATCAATCATCGCTCCAGTTGCACTGATTGTTACATTTGCTTTGGCGAAACAATTACCAATTAACAGTTCAAGCCTGATATTTTTTGGTGTCATTCTAATTGTTGGTTTGGCAATACCGGGAGCGATCGCCCAATTTTGGCGTGACAAATCCCCTGTTGAATCAAACCACCACAGTAAAAACTGGAAATTTATTGGAGTGCTTGCTGTTGCATTTATGGCTTTGGCAACTGGGTTTCAGTTTACTCCATCAACATTCCTAAGCGACTTATTTTACTCGACAGATGCAACGCGCTCGCTAGCCTGTCTGCAACAATTGGCAGTGGCAACATTAGTTTTTATCTTAATCCGCGTTTTTGCTGTATTAACTTCGGTATTCTCAAAAGGTAAGCTTTATAAGGCAGAAGCTCAAGATGCTTATATCCTGCTTGTTAATCCCAACTTTTTCCTTTGGGCTGCTCTTTTCCTCGGAGTTAGTGCAACTGCAAATCCGGAAGCTGTAAGATATGCAATTTTTTGGGCAGCACTAGGATTCTTCTGTATACCACTCGTCGAGCAGATATTGTTTATGAATTCATTTGGTAATGAATTATTGCGAGAAACACTGCGTTCTTCGAGAATGGCAACAGAAGATGTGAAAAAACTTTTCCATCAATTGGATACAGATGGAAGCAATTCACTCGATAAAGACGAGATTATGGAGCTTTTAGGTCGAATAGAAGATATGACAACAGGCGAACGCTCTTCTGAAGATGTGAGGAGATACGTAACTGATTTTCTTTTCAATATTCTTGACGCCGATAAAAATGGCACAGTCGAATTACAAGAGTTAGAAGAGTATGTATCAACGTATGGATTGGTTGCTAACCTTAACGTTGTCTCTGCGGCTGCATCCCCAGTAACAAGTTAA
- a CDS encoding pentapeptide repeat-containing protein: MSLNVEVLEQSFEKVKPRADKFAASFYNNLFQTHPELKPLFTKTDMKSQEKKLLSSLVLVVENLRNPEALEPVLKALGARHVGYGAIPKYYGSVVEALLLTFEQYLQQDWTPEVKKAWLDAFRTITALMLKGEGEESSPKSVQAGNKTETLAKAATLKIENKKEDRLFQSTVKQEKKSLISIQLDGEGLKTIINHFAVNYQQFQTKVSEQPLSEVLKQIPKKLIDAFWIAPTWLVSIISVVIFTVVVIVVDENSLLGKALGAADTISLVVALVLFIKEAPDRRKQFHYQAWSTIDAAHNVKVSYARILALQDLNEDSVSLRGLDAPGAELVDINLSHATLSKANLMGSDFTNANLSYANLDNANLSHTKLSGANLSYAKLGFSRLNQANLSSANLSSANLICADLSHTNLSGADLRDASLSGANLEGAYLTGANLKNAKVSDDELSNAFLEGAIMPNGSRYKSSVSDR, translated from the coding sequence ATGTCTTTAAATGTTGAAGTTTTAGAACAAAGCTTTGAAAAAGTTAAACCCCGCGCTGATAAATTTGCAGCCAGTTTCTACAATAATCTTTTTCAAACTCACCCAGAATTGAAACCACTGTTTACTAAAACAGATATGAAAAGCCAAGAGAAAAAACTATTAAGTTCTCTGGTTTTGGTAGTAGAAAACCTCCGCAACCCAGAAGCTTTAGAACCAGTTCTCAAGGCTCTAGGAGCTAGACACGTCGGCTACGGAGCCATTCCTAAATATTATGGATCGGTTGTGGAAGCATTACTGCTAACGTTTGAGCAATATCTCCAGCAAGATTGGACTCCTGAAGTAAAAAAAGCTTGGCTAGATGCTTTTAGAACTATTACTGCCTTGATGTTAAAAGGCGAGGGAGAAGAATCTTCACCAAAATCTGTCCAAGCTGGAAACAAAACTGAAACTTTAGCAAAAGCTGCAACATTAAAAATAGAAAATAAAAAAGAAGATCGGCTATTTCAGTCCACAGTAAAACAAGAGAAAAAATCTCTGATCTCAATTCAGTTAGATGGTGAAGGTTTAAAAACAATTATCAATCATTTTGCAGTTAATTATCAGCAATTTCAGACCAAAGTATCAGAACAGCCATTAAGTGAAGTCCTCAAACAAATTCCCAAGAAACTTATTGATGCTTTCTGGATAGCACCAACATGGTTAGTCTCTATAATTTCAGTTGTTATTTTTACCGTAGTTGTTATAGTTGTCGATGAGAATTCTTTGCTAGGAAAGGCTTTGGGTGCTGCTGACACGATCAGTTTAGTGGTGGCGCTAGTTCTATTCATTAAAGAAGCTCCAGATCGCAGAAAACAATTTCATTATCAAGCCTGGAGTACGATTGATGCAGCACACAATGTGAAAGTTAGTTATGCCAGAATTTTGGCACTGCAAGATTTGAATGAGGATAGTGTTTCTTTAAGAGGTTTGGATGCTCCCGGTGCGGAGTTAGTAGATATTAATCTTTCCCATGCAACTCTGAGTAAAGCTAATTTAATGGGAAGCGATTTTACTAATGCTAATCTCAGCTATGCCAATTTAGATAATGCTAATCTCAGTCATACTAAACTTAGTGGTGCAAATTTAAGTTATGCAAAACTGGGTTTTTCTCGATTGAATCAGGCTAATCTTAGTAGTGCAAATTTGAGTAGCGCTAATTTGATTTGTGCAGATTTGAGTCATACCAATCTGAGTGGTGCAGATTTGAGAGATGCTAGTTTGAGTGGTGCTAATTTGGAGGGAGCTTATCTAACTGGTGCTAATCTCAAGAATGCTAAAGTGAGCGACGATGAACTGAGTAATGCTTTCCTCGAAGGTGCGATTATGCCTAATGGCTCACGATATAAATCTTCAGTTAGCGATCGCTGA